DNA sequence from the Actinomycetota bacterium genome:
GCGTACGACACCGACCCTCGCTGAAGCCGCCTGGAGCCGCCGATACCACCTTCGCCGCCGCGCTCGGTGGCCGAGTTCATGCGCTACCCCGCCGACCGAGCGACCCGCACGGAGCCACCGTTCTGAGCGCGGCGTCTCGGGCCGGGCAGCCCGGCCACACAGCTCAGCTGCTCGACCTCGTCCGTCCGCGGACCAACCAGGCGGACCCCCCGAAGAGCACACCGGTCTCGGTTTCGTGTTCGATGAGGGTGGCGTGGAGCGCGTCCAGCGCGACCGCCTTCCGCGCGTCGTCGAGATCCTGGGTCAGACCTCTCGTGATGCCCAACGTCGACACGAACGAGAAGGCGGCGTCGGCGTCGCCTCCGAACCGGATCGGCTCTACGACCTCGTCGAAGGTGACATCCACGAAGCCAGCGTCGGCGAGGACGCGCCCCGTGAACGGTCGGTCCGCGAGGCCGAAGGGTCCGGGCACCCCCGCCGGGGGCGTGGGCAGCGTCCGGCCGAGCGACAGAGCCTCGCGGAGGGCGGCCACCCACTCGTTCTGCTCCAGCGGTTTCCAAGCGAGCAGGGCGAGGCCGCCCCGCGGACGGAGCGCTCGGGCGATGTTGGTGAACGCCGCCACCGGGTCGGTGAAGAACATCGCCCCGAACACGCTCACGGCGAGATCGAACGTGTCGTCGGAAAAGGGATGGACCTGGGCGTCTGCCTGCTCGAAGCGGACGTTGGACAGTCCCTGGGCGCTGGCCTTCGCCCGTGCGTGCTCCAGCATCTTCGCGGACAGGTCGACCCCGACGACCGAGCCCGACGGGGCGATGCGGGCGAGATCTCTCGTCGACCGACCGGTGCCGCAGCCGATGTCGAGGATCGTCGCGTCGCGGGCGATGGGAACCGCAGCCAGCAGCGACTGCCAGTAGCCGGCTGCGGTGGCCTCGTAGCGGTCGGCGTGGGCGGCCCAGTGCTGTCCCTCGGCGCCGTCCCACGCCGCTGCCATCTCGACGTTCGCGATGACCATCGCTCCCCCTACGTCGTGGCGGCCGCCACAGGCTGTTCGGGTCGCATCTCGGTCAACGCCTCGACCATCTGGGTGAACTCCTCATCGTTCGGGGCGACGGCCGGTTCGGCGTCGGGCACCGACCCCAGCACCTGCAGGAAACGCTCGAGCGATGTGCCGTTGGCGGCGGGCAGGTGCGAGGACAGGATGCGGCTGGGCTGGAGGCGACGGACCCCGTCGAGCACCTGGCCGAACCGCTCGCGGTCCAGCAGGTGGGCCCACGGCGAGTCTGCGCTGGCCCACGCTTGCATGCCGCCGGCCAGCGCGGCCTCCGGCACGTCCGCGGCGTCCTGGGTCGCCTCGGGCAGGACTGCCCCGAACGAATCCACCGAGAACAGCGTGCCGGTCGCCTCGTCGAGCAGCCCGGTTGACATGGGGTTGTCGTACAGCGGCGGGGGCACGGCCAGCAGCGTGCGGTCGCCGACCGCGAGCCGGTCACCCACCCGGATAGCGTGCACCCGGTCGAGCGGGACCGGCCACCAAGACGCCATCCGCAACGCACTGAGCGCATGCGTGACGAGGCGGGCGTTCGGCGCCAGATCCAACACGCGTTGGATGCTGCCGGTGTGGTCGGCGTCGTCGTGGGTCAACCAGACCCACCGCAACGCGCCCGGGTCGATGATCGAGGTGAGCGCATCGACGAACTGCTCACCGTCGGCGCCCAGCCCGGTGTCGACCAGCACCGGCTCCTCGGCGAGGAGGACGTAGGCGTTGACGGGCAGCACCCCCACGCCCGGCAGGGGCACGGTGGTCGGCAGGACATGGACATCGGGTCCGGCCTGGTAGGGGGCGTCCATCATCGGACTCCCGCGGTGGCCGCATGCATCTGGGTCATCACGTACCTCCTGGTCGTGGATCGCTTCCACTAAAGGAGGCGTTCGTTCGTGGCTAGTCCCGTTCACTCAGGACTGAACGACCCAGTGAACGTCGTCGCCGTCGTCGGGCTCGTAGGCGCAGTACAGGCCGGTGCGCAGCCGGCGGTCGAGCACGGTGCCGGCCTCGGGCAGGGCCTCGCGCAGGGCGGCGGTCGCCGCCCGCAGCGCCCGCGTGACGTTGAGGCGTGCCCGCTCGGCCGCCGACGAGGCGCGGCGGGCCCGACCGCTTAGCCCGAACGCCGCGGCGAGATGGCGCACCAGCTCGTCGAGTTCCGCCTGCAGGTTCTCGGCGCGCTCTTCGGCGCCCGTGGCGAGTGCGTCGTCGATCTGCCCCCGCAGCTCTTCGATGCGGTGGCGGTAGGCGGTGCGGGCTTTGGCGTCGACCAGCTCGCCGGCGTCCTCCAGGTGGCGCCGGTCGACGGCCGCCTCGCCGACGGTCACCCCTTCGACCCGGTCCACGAGGTCGAGGACGTGGCGCTCGACGCCGGGATTGCGCAGCAGCTCGGCGAGGTAGCCCAGGCCCTTGGTGTTCCGCAACCGCGCACGCGTGTCGTCGCACGCGGCCACCCAGCAGCGCTCCTGCCGCGTGAGGGTCGCCGTGCGTCCCGCGGTGTGGGCGCCGTCGGTGGGCACCGCCACGCCCACGCGCTCGAGCAGGGTCACGTCGTCGGCGGGCAGCACCACGTCGAGGCCGGCCAGCGCCGCGGCCGCCCGGCTCGCCTCCACGCTGGCGGCCGCCCGGTTGCCCGCCTGGTCGTGGAGACGCACCAGGTCGAGCAGCAGGGTGGCACGGAGCAGCGGCACGCCAGTAGGCGGCAGACGGTCCAGCGCGGTTTCCATGGTGCCG
Encoded proteins:
- a CDS encoding methyltransferase domain-containing protein → MVIANVEMAAAWDGAEGQHWAAHADRYEATAAGYWQSLLAAVPIARDATILDIGCGTGRSTRDLARIAPSGSVVGVDLSAKMLEHARAKASAQGLSNVRFEQADAQVHPFSDDTFDLAVSVFGAMFFTDPVAAFTNIARALRPRGGLALLAWKPLEQNEWVAALREALSLGRTLPTPPAGVPGPFGLADRPFTGRVLADAGFVDVTFDEVVEPIRFGGDADAAFSFVSTLGITRGLTQDLDDARKAVALDALHATLIEHETETGVLFGGSAWLVRGRTRSSS
- a CDS encoding MBL fold metallo-hydrolase; its protein translation is MMDAPYQAGPDVHVLPTTVPLPGVGVLPVNAYVLLAEEPVLVDTGLGADGEQFVDALTSIIDPGALRWVWLTHDDADHTGSIQRVLDLAPNARLVTHALSALRMASWWPVPLDRVHAIRVGDRLAVGDRTLLAVPPPLYDNPMSTGLLDEATGTLFSVDSFGAVLPEATQDAADVPEAALAGGMQAWASADSPWAHLLDRERFGQVLDGVRRLQPSRILSSHLPAANGTSLERFLQVLGSVPDAEPAVAPNDEEFTQMVEALTEMRPEQPVAAATT